The following proteins are co-located in the Sphingomonas donggukensis genome:
- a CDS encoding leucyl aminopeptidase family protein translates to MTDFAKLLGPDRGQLARTLHVVHPDDWTTWLAGQPPRVRTIVAAQKLAGKAGDKAILPGDAAEDWSALLVCNDAPDSPWRIASQGSVLPEGTYRLAGGEPGAAMLGWVLGQHRFTRYRKSDDAQGPRMLLTGEPGRIDEIARVAHAVATVRDLVDTPAADLGPEELEQAVRTLGDAHGATITVTKGRELETGYPMIHAVGQAAAKGREPRLIELEWGNPAHPRIAIVGKGVVFDSGGLDIKPAAGMRLMKKDMGGAAHALALAGLVLQAKLPVRLHLLIPAVENAIAGNAFRPGDVLASRKGLSVENTNTDAEGRLVLGDALTKAGESDPELILDFATLTGAARVALGPDLPPTFSDDEALIADLLAAAAAEHDPLWRMPLWSGYDDMLKSDIADMVNAPDSGFAGAITAALFLRRFVPKGVAWAHMDVFAWRPAAKAARPKGGDAYGLRASWRMLKDRYGR, encoded by the coding sequence ATGACCGATTTCGCGAAACTGCTCGGCCCCGACCGCGGCCAGCTCGCGCGCACGCTCCACGTCGTCCACCCCGACGATTGGACGACATGGCTCGCCGGTCAGCCGCCGCGCGTCCGCACGATCGTCGCCGCGCAGAAACTGGCTGGCAAGGCTGGCGACAAGGCGATCCTGCCCGGCGACGCGGCGGAGGACTGGTCGGCGCTGCTGGTGTGCAACGACGCCCCTGATTCGCCGTGGCGGATCGCGTCGCAGGGGTCGGTGCTGCCCGAGGGGACATACCGCCTGGCCGGCGGCGAGCCCGGCGCGGCCATGCTCGGCTGGGTGCTCGGCCAGCACCGCTTCACCCGCTATCGCAAGAGCGACGATGCTCAAGGCCCGCGCATGCTGCTGACCGGCGAGCCCGGGCGGATCGACGAGATCGCCCGCGTCGCGCATGCCGTCGCCACCGTCCGCGACCTCGTCGACACGCCCGCTGCCGATCTCGGTCCGGAGGAGCTGGAGCAGGCCGTCCGCACACTCGGCGATGCGCACGGGGCGACGATCACGGTCACGAAGGGCCGAGAGCTCGAAACCGGCTATCCGATGATCCACGCCGTCGGCCAGGCCGCGGCCAAGGGGCGCGAGCCACGCCTGATCGAGCTGGAATGGGGCAACCCCGCCCACCCGCGAATCGCTATCGTCGGCAAGGGCGTGGTGTTCGATTCGGGTGGGCTCGACATCAAGCCTGCCGCCGGCATGCGCCTGATGAAGAAGGACATGGGCGGCGCGGCGCACGCGCTGGCGCTCGCTGGCCTCGTGCTGCAGGCAAAGCTGCCGGTGCGGCTCCACCTGCTGATCCCCGCGGTCGAGAATGCCATCGCCGGCAACGCCTTCCGCCCCGGCGACGTGCTGGCGTCGCGCAAGGGGCTGAGCGTCGAGAACACCAATACCGATGCCGAAGGGCGGCTGGTGCTGGGCGACGCGCTGACGAAGGCGGGCGAGAGCGATCCTGAACTGATCCTCGATTTCGCGACGCTGACCGGCGCGGCGCGAGTCGCGCTCGGGCCCGATCTGCCGCCGACCTTTTCGGATGACGAGGCGCTGATCGCCGACCTGCTCGCCGCCGCCGCCGCCGAGCACGACCCGCTGTGGCGGATGCCACTGTGGAGCGGCTACGACGACATGCTGAAATCCGACATCGCCGACATGGTCAACGCCCCCGACAGCGGCTTCGCCGGCGCAATCACCGCCGCGCTGTTCCTACGCCGGTTCGTTCCGAAGGGGGTGGCGTGGGCGCACATGGACGTGTTCGCCTGGCGCCCGGCGGCGAAAGCGGCACGACCCAAGGGCGGCGATGCGTATGGATTGCGAGCGAGCTGGCGGATGTTGAAGGATCGATACGGGCGATAG
- a CDS encoding serine hydrolase domain-containing protein: protein MRSMFIAALLLSTPAAAQDLTPAETAKIDAVVGEALAKSGVPSASIAVVRGGRVVLAKAYGKASEAIPVARPDLPYQIASISKQFTAAAILLLEDQGKLRLDDKVAKYVPGVTGGDTITIRQLLDHTSGLQDYWPQDYSFAAMAKPTTPQGIVDRWAKKPLDFAPGTQYQYSNTAYVVAGLIVEKVSGEPLIAFLQKRIFTPLGMTSVIDQDKAIGARFPQGYKRFALGPVRVETPAADGWLYAAGELSMTATDLARWNIARMNRATLSADDWTAQETTTKLNDGSDTGYGLGVSVGQFDGRRMVEHSGESVGFLSENMVFPDQKTSVTVLTNSWFSNAYRVMAQGIARTVLPPAAATGTEAIFAIKARKVFDQLRAGTLDRALLTTDANYYFDATAQADYKSSLSALGEPTAFAPVGQPRLRGGYVARAYRVTYGDRALSISTFAEPGDAGRFEQFLVAPIQ, encoded by the coding sequence ATGCGCTCCATGTTCATCGCAGCCCTGCTGCTCTCGACGCCTGCCGCCGCGCAGGATCTCACCCCCGCCGAAACCGCGAAGATCGACGCCGTCGTCGGCGAGGCGCTGGCGAAATCGGGGGTACCCTCTGCCTCGATTGCGGTCGTGCGCGGCGGGCGCGTGGTGCTGGCGAAGGCGTATGGCAAGGCATCGGAGGCGATACCGGTCGCGCGACCCGACCTGCCCTACCAGATCGCCTCCATCTCCAAGCAGTTCACCGCCGCGGCGATCCTGCTGCTCGAGGATCAGGGCAAGTTGAGGCTGGACGACAAGGTCGCGAAATATGTGCCGGGCGTGACCGGCGGCGACACGATCACGATCCGCCAGCTGCTCGACCACACCTCCGGGCTGCAGGATTACTGGCCGCAGGACTACAGCTTTGCGGCGATGGCGAAACCGACCACGCCGCAGGGAATCGTCGATCGCTGGGCGAAGAAGCCGCTCGATTTCGCGCCGGGCACGCAATATCAATATTCGAACACCGCCTATGTCGTCGCCGGGCTGATCGTCGAAAAGGTGTCGGGCGAGCCGCTGATCGCTTTCCTGCAGAAGCGCATCTTCACGCCGCTCGGCATGACCAGCGTGATCGATCAGGACAAGGCTATCGGGGCAAGATTCCCGCAAGGCTACAAACGGTTCGCACTCGGCCCGGTGCGCGTCGAGACACCGGCTGCCGATGGCTGGCTGTACGCCGCGGGCGAATTGTCGATGACCGCAACCGACCTCGCCCGCTGGAACATCGCCCGGATGAACCGCGCGACCCTGTCCGCCGACGATTGGACGGCGCAGGAAACCACGACGAAGCTGAACGACGGCAGCGACACCGGCTATGGCCTGGGCGTCAGCGTCGGCCAGTTCGACGGGCGCCGGATGGTCGAACATTCGGGCGAGTCGGTCGGTTTCCTCAGTGAGAACATGGTGTTCCCGGACCAGAAGACGTCGGTCACGGTGCTGACCAACAGCTGGTTCAGCAACGCGTACCGCGTGATGGCGCAGGGCATCGCGCGCACCGTCCTGCCCCCCGCCGCGGCGACCGGCACGGAGGCGATCTTTGCGATCAAGGCGCGCAAGGTGTTCGACCAGTTGCGCGCCGGGACGCTCGACCGCGCGCTGCTGACCACCGACGCCAATTATTATTTCGATGCCACCGCGCAGGCCGATTACAAGTCCAGCCTGTCCGCGCTGGGCGAGCCAACCGCGTTCGCACCCGTCGGCCAGCCGCGGCTGCGCGGGGGCTATGTCGCCCGCGCCTACCGCGTGACCTACGGCGACCGCGCGCTGTCGATCTCGACCTTCGCCGAGCCGGGTGATGCCGGGCGGTTCGAGCAATTTCTGGTGGCGCCGATCCAATGA
- the rimO gene encoding 30S ribosomal protein S12 methylthiotransferase RimO, with product MATVLPSPPRVGMVSLGCPKNLVDSERILTQLRADGYQMSADYAGADVVLVNTCGFLDSAKEESLDAIGEAIKENGRVIVTGCFGKEAEVIRARFPNVLAITGAHEYEQVVEAVHEAAPAGISPYVDLIPDAGLKLTPRHYSYLKISEGCNHRCAFCIIPSLRGDLVSRRPDAILREAEKLVAAGTKELLVISQDTSAYGVDIRGDVRQWKGREVRPHMTDLARELGQIAPWVRLHYVYPYPHVDQVIPLMAEGLVLPYLDIPFQHASPNVLRAMKRPANDAKVLARIKGWREIAPDITIRSTFVVGFPGETEDDFRYLLDWLDEAQLDRVGAFRFEPVEGASANALPDQVPEEIKEERYARIMEKTAAISTAKLAAKVGRTIEVIVDAVDEEGGATARSQADAPEIDGEVFLRDAGGLKVGDITKVVVEDADEHDLYGVPA from the coding sequence ATGGCCACTGTTCTCCCCTCCCCGCCGCGCGTCGGCATGGTTTCGCTCGGCTGTCCCAAGAACCTGGTCGACAGCGAACGCATCCTGACCCAGCTGCGCGCCGACGGGTATCAGATGTCGGCGGACTATGCCGGCGCCGACGTCGTGCTGGTCAACACCTGCGGTTTCCTCGACAGCGCCAAGGAAGAGTCGCTCGACGCGATCGGTGAGGCGATCAAGGAGAACGGGCGCGTCATCGTGACGGGCTGCTTCGGCAAGGAGGCCGAGGTCATCCGCGCCCGCTTCCCGAACGTGCTCGCGATCACGGGCGCTCACGAGTACGAGCAGGTGGTCGAGGCGGTGCACGAAGCCGCCCCCGCCGGCATCAGCCCTTATGTCGACCTGATCCCCGACGCGGGGCTGAAGCTGACGCCGCGCCACTACAGCTATTTGAAGATTTCGGAGGGCTGCAACCACCGCTGCGCCTTCTGCATCATCCCCAGCCTGCGCGGCGATCTCGTCAGCCGACGCCCCGACGCGATCCTGCGCGAGGCCGAGAAGCTGGTCGCTGCGGGCACGAAGGAACTGCTGGTCATCAGCCAGGACACCTCGGCTTACGGCGTCGATATCCGCGGCGACGTGCGGCAGTGGAAGGGGCGCGAGGTGCGCCCGCACATGACCGATCTGGCGCGCGAGCTGGGCCAGATCGCGCCTTGGGTCCGGCTCCACTACGTCTATCCCTACCCCCACGTCGACCAGGTCATCCCGCTGATGGCCGAGGGGCTGGTGCTGCCGTATCTCGACATTCCGTTCCAGCATGCGTCGCCGAATGTCTTGCGCGCGATGAAGCGCCCCGCCAACGACGCCAAGGTGCTAGCCCGCATCAAGGGCTGGCGAGAGATCGCGCCCGACATCACCATCCGCTCGACCTTCGTCGTGGGCTTCCCCGGCGAGACCGAGGATGATTTCCGATATCTGCTCGACTGGCTGGACGAGGCGCAGCTCGACCGCGTCGGGGCGTTCCGGTTCGAGCCTGTCGAGGGCGCCAGCGCCAACGCGCTGCCCGACCAGGTGCCCGAGGAGATCAAGGAAGAACGCTACGCCCGGATCATGGAAAAGACCGCGGCGATCAGCACTGCCAAGCTCGCGGCGAAGGTCGGGCGCACGATCGAGGTGATCGTCGACGCCGTCGACGAGGAGGGCGGCGCGACCGCGCGCAGCCAGGCCGACGCGCCCGAGATCGACGGCGAGGTCTTCCTGCGCGATGCCGGCGGGCTGAAGGTCGGCGACATCACGAAGGTGGTGGTCGAGGATGCCGACGAGCACGACCTGTACGGGGTGCCGGCCTGA
- the tpiA gene encoding triose-phosphate isomerase, which produces MNGDRASLAELDGIAAAAAAHPGVDVAVAVPFTLIERAAERVPALAIGAQDVHEADKGAHTGCVSAAQVKEAGARFVIVGHSERRGDQGETSHDAWAKSAAAHRQGLDVILCCGETEAERDAGRAERIVQAQVEKSLPDDADGSWLTLAYEPRWAIGTGRTPTLDEISAIHAIARAKMRHMIGEKADGIRILYGGSVTGENAAAILAVENVDGALVGGASLTAAKFVPIIDGAAGA; this is translated from the coding sequence ATGAACGGCGATCGCGCGAGCCTGGCCGAGCTCGACGGCATCGCTGCGGCGGCGGCGGCGCATCCTGGGGTCGACGTGGCGGTGGCCGTGCCCTTTACCCTGATCGAGCGCGCCGCCGAGCGGGTGCCGGCGCTGGCGATCGGCGCGCAGGATGTTCACGAGGCCGACAAGGGCGCGCACACCGGCTGCGTGTCCGCCGCGCAGGTGAAGGAAGCTGGCGCGCGCTTCGTGATCGTCGGCCACAGCGAGCGCCGCGGCGACCAGGGCGAGACGAGCCACGACGCCTGGGCGAAATCGGCGGCGGCGCACCGGCAGGGGCTGGACGTCATCCTGTGCTGCGGCGAGACCGAGGCGGAGCGCGACGCCGGCCGCGCCGAGCGCATCGTGCAGGCGCAGGTCGAGAAATCGCTGCCCGACGACGCCGACGGCAGTTGGCTGACGCTCGCCTACGAACCGCGCTGGGCGATCGGGACGGGGCGCACGCCGACGCTGGACGAGATTTCCGCGATCCACGCCATCGCCCGCGCCAAGATGCGCCACATGATCGGCGAGAAGGCCGACGGCATTCGCATCCTGTACGGCGGGTCGGTGACGGGCGAGAACGCCGCGGCGATCCTGGCGGTGGAGAACGTCGATGGCGCGCTGGTCGGCGGCGCCAGCCTGACCGCCGCCAAATTCGTGCCGATCATCGACGGTGCGGCGGGAGCCTGA
- a CDS encoding DMT family protein has protein sequence MIDRVAPVLMLVVSNIFMTFAWYGHLKHKSSALWAAVLVSWGIAFFEYCLAVPANRMGSNVYSAAQLKGMQEVITLAVFAGFSVLYLGQRITVNHGIGFALIAVGAWFIFRAPV, from the coding sequence ATGATCGATCGCGTCGCCCCGGTCCTGATGCTCGTCGTGTCGAACATCTTCATGACCTTCGCCTGGTACGGCCACCTGAAGCACAAGTCGTCGGCGCTGTGGGCGGCGGTGCTGGTCAGCTGGGGCATCGCCTTCTTCGAATATTGCCTGGCGGTGCCGGCCAACCGGATGGGCAGCAACGTCTATTCCGCCGCTCAGCTGAAGGGCATGCAGGAAGTCATCACGCTGGCGGTGTTTGCGGGGTTCAGCGTGCTGTATCTGGGTCAGCGGATCACGGTGAACCACGGCATCGGCTTCGCGCTGATCGCGGTGGGGGCGTGGTTCATTTTCAGGGCGCCGGTGTAA